Sequence from the Magallana gigas chromosome 4, xbMagGiga1.1, whole genome shotgun sequence genome:
GTGACATCGTTCACGTCGGTGTTCGCCGTCATGGTAACGAGTGGTATGACCACTTCCATGGCAACTACTACATCTGACCTTCAAGTCCCCAAATTAAAGGTCAGGttgtattaatttaataataacaTCATGTTATTTTTCCTGTATGCAACTTTGTTTCAATTCCAATTTCATTTTCATCCTCTTTTGCCATGAGGCTTATTAACAGTTAAAGAGAAAATCATAATAGGACATTTAATACAACTTTATTGTTCTCTTCCTACTTTCCTGAGGGTTccattgtatataaaatatttcataaagcaGCCAGGCAAAAAAACAATGGATATATCTTGAAGACCGGCACCAACAAAGTACAAATGTAACACATACCCTGCCCCGCCCAAAACATCTGTGGCACCTGACATATCCCGAAGCAAAACAGTCATGACatggctgaaaaaaaaatatgacaatataatttatttcttcaaaatcaTGAGCTGATtactcttttattaaatgcttcCATTAACAAGTTTATATATACTGAGTCAGACATAAAGAAAAACTAATATATAGTTAATTTCTAAAGGACAAAAGAATACATTTAAAACACACTAACACAGCAAATCCAACTATTCATCTGAttagaaatatatgtatatgggTAATACCCATAAACATACCCTGTACcacaatataccagtaaataaaTTGATCTTAATTCTAAAGCCCTAAATCTTCGTACCCCAAGAATAGGACTAATAAAAGAAGTCAAACTTcaccatattattttttctctttagttAAGTTGATCCTGAATTGTGGGGCTAAAAGTTCATTGATCTGAAGAGAAGCCAAGATTTAAGCTGACCTTGACAGAAGCGGTGTGGGGCACCTCGAAGCTCTGGTTGTAGTCCTGGAACAGGGAGGGGGGTGAGGCCTGGATGTCCCAGGGTCCAGGGGCTGTGCCATTCTGTGGGCCATCAATCATCTGACCTACAGAGTAAAGGTTAAAGGTTATAAATGTGTGTGCCATCTTATCATCTGACCTACAGAGTAAAGGTCAAAGGTTATTAAAGTGTGTGCCATCTTATCATCTGACCTACAGAGTAAAGGTTAAAGGTTATAATTCTGTGCGCTGTTTTCCATCTGACCTAGAGAGTAAGGGTTCATAAACTAGAATTTAATCACTCTGAAGAAACAATGAGCACATATTATAGAATAGAATCTAGAATCAGTGTTAATTGTCAACAAAATCACACTAACCTTTGAAAGTAAACATTAATCATCTACCAAGCCAAGCTTGTAACACATATATGAATcaggattttgtttgtttttttcttcttaattttgTCTTCCAttcattttatacaattcacATTCAttaagatatacacaacaaaCAGATACCTGTGTATGGTTCGTAGGCCCAGCATGTAGACCTGCCCTCTCCATACGTCTCCAGAGTGTACTGTCAACAAATAAGTATTACATACTGTTATCTGCACATGAACACACAGACATAAAGTACAGTATATACTGTGGAACCAGCATTGTttgtgggggaccaatgtttgtGGCTTTGATGGGTAACCCTTAATTGCacatgaatttacatccccagGAACCTATACACAATCATTTGTTGaatagttatgaaaattatcccAATTACACTACCAACCAAAAAATTTGGCTACCCACAAACATTGACCCCccattaataaaaatgattccacagaatGTACCAAACAAACACAGTGAAAGAAGTGAGCAGGCTTACAAACCCCAGCCTCTAACAAAACTTGACAATGCCTCATATTTTGAATGGCAATATATGAACAAacttaacaaataattaaataaaaggGGGGATAACTACcaacattttatcaaaagaacATTTCTGACATATAACATACCCATCTATACATTATGTCTATTAGTCTTTGCAGCCTTGTTAAATATAGTTTCTTGAAATTCTTGTTAATGGGTTCAAAGGAATTACACTGAAAAATCTGTTTCAGTTAACATAGTTTTTTCAATACTGTCCAAACTTCTATGCTAAAAATGGgcatatttatcaaaaattaatacatatatatatgacacATAGATATCCACATTTACACATTTAATTCTTTAATCCCTTTATCATGTTTATGTGCCTATTAGAGGGATTCAAATTCAGAGATGTTATTAAAACAATGTATGCACGACAAAGCTTGATTTTAGGTGGTTGACTTAGCTCAAATGAGGTACACATGCATGCACAGAAAAAAACTTTGTTATGTCGAAACTAGATGGGCAtgtgggactgtttaaaaactttgaggtatccaagtattcgagatattaaggataaaatacttaaaaaatgaatGGTTGGGACGACAAATCACTTCAGCATATCCACTGaatttgagatatcagtgttcgaaatatcaaagttcaactgtacatgtataaaggaaGTACTATCATTGCAGAACTGTCATTGACCTTCCTCTAGTTAGGTATCATGTCCGTAGCACCTGGCTAGATAAAACATGTGAAATAAGCTGGTGGATTTTAGATCAAGGAACTTCCAATTGACAGatgtgaataaatatttatacatgttcaTACACTAAAActgaacaaataaaattgtgATGATTCATGTTCTATAAAGTATGTGACTATAAAAAATTGCAACAGTGGATTTAAGATTTAAGAACTTCAAGACCTAGATGTAattaaactgaatatatatatgAGCACTACTAGAgttagctgcaggactgtagctcccggtctgaaaaaattcggatggacgacctgggagctacagtgcctcccatagttaaaaactgaaatttacggcgcacaaaaaaatgcgctagttttggactgattaactttattttcacacaaattctgtaaaaatgattagtaccattaaattcttcttcAGCAAATTTACTACTGACATCGTCACTGAACTTGTCTCAGATTTTCTCTTAACAtgataaccgacctcggaaaatgaagtatgttaatttacgtcgagatcgagagtcgccatttttaaatgtaaacaaacttgcaGCACTTCAATTTACaaggctggtgatggtgtttaaaagactatcagaagtaagtgaagtgacgatatctgtagtaaaatgtccgaggaattttttgggatcaaatatttgtacagaatgtgttcgtaaatgagattaatcagtccaaaactagcgcatttttttgtgcgccgtaaattgcagttttttactatgggaggcactgtagctcccaggtcgtccatccgaattttttcagaccgggagctacagtcctgcagctataCTAGAGTACATGTACAAGAGTACCAATACTGCacaatcatttaaatttgtgggggccaattattgtgaattgcagattttttgcttaaataatataatgattCCAAAGTATTCTATATGTAATGTACTCAATAAACCTACATGAAATGCGCTGGTGGATTTGAGATCGAGGAACTTGAGATCCTCAGCAGCTCCTTTACCATAGCAGCAATGTTGTGACACGAAGTTCAGGAGGGATTCCCGGGCATCCTGTTCCGTGATTGTCGGGACGCTGGAACAACCCATGATTTAACAGCTCAATATActcagttacatgtacatgttgtatCATTACAGTAATTTATTCCCATTAAGTTTAtttacttgtaaaaaaaaaactggttcatataactaaaatatttcacatctgATTCACACAATCAACATCtgcatgtaaaaatatttcagatttatCATACATGATACCTATCCTTTACTtcgtacatgtactttcatagGTAACTGTACAGATGCTTAGAGATCTTATTTGCCACTTAATCCTGGATGTATTTtgaactaaatgcatgaaattcatataaaatatatattcaggGTAAAACAAGTAAACACATGCAAAGTTTTCAAGGACAGTGAAACCTCTCaattacatgtaggtacatCAAAGAATCAAAAACTTTTTTGCTATGAGGGATGGGAATGGTCTAACaagttaaacaagaggccaatacaTGCAGGCCTTtacagtcacctgagtaccatagcccatacactTTTTAAGGATTCTCAAACATTTACAATGATAGACGAAGACCAACTGCAATAGGCCActtgagtgactcaggtgacctaaaaatcagGGAGGTCATTGAAATCAGCCATGACCTACTTTTGTATGGCTTGTCTTTCCGTAGGGGGCTGTTCTTTGGTCACATCCTCATAGGAGGGGGGTGGTAAAACATCTAAACATAGAAATAAGAGCATTCATGTCAACAAATTATAAACCACTGAATGACGTTAAATTTCCTGTATTTGAATTTACTTTGAATTAGTTCctgtaattttactttgaacatttcAAATTGATATTAAGTTAGTGGCATTCAAACTATATTTAgggacaaaaaaattgatacaactAAGGGATAGAGGATGATTTCCTGCAtaaacttgaaaaatatttcctgcatttttttattttcaatttgatattaatttaaaaatgtggtTATTTAATCAtggtgtatatatatgatgatATTATTATACAAGTGGTCAAATAATAAGATAAAAGAGGTTCTTGTCATAGTGCTTATTATAAgactcgatggtcgtggccatttttagactatagcTGTCTACAGAAGAgttctgtataaaaatttatagaaaatgtttgaattttaatttaatctaaaatattagaaattgtactttactattaaaatattatttttaatattttccctttctatataaaagctgcaaatctttaaaatcatCATTCTGGAAAAGACAAATcaatctgttaaaaaaatttgcTCTTTGCAAACAACCTTGTACATGTACGAGCCTAAAACCATGCTTAAACTTGTGTTAGAACTATTACCATATCACTCCATGATAAACTATGTTCAAACCAAACAAACCCTCCATCAAGATAAACACGTGACAGTTTAACTTGTGGTAGGTGGTGGAGAAAGAGGGTTTAGTCCTGTGTGTGTGGGGGTAGATTACTACTTACTGGCATTAAATCCAACATTGCTGTATCCGCCGATGTTGTCCATTTTCTCCATGGGTGGGGCAGTGGGCTGGGCCTCCTGGCTGTTGGGGTCGTCCATCACGTCCTCCTTGGGCATCTCCCCCGAAAACTTGGGCACTGACCCCGCCGGAGGGGGAGCTCCTCCTGTAAACCAATCAATAATCAATCTTTCAATAACATCCTTTCAATCAATTGCTAATCATTCATTTAATCATTCAATACCTAAAACTCCATGTCAATCAATTAGTATAATCTACATGCATTATTGTATTAATTACCTTTTGTCGATCAACATGATCATTGGATCATCGATATTCattaatcaaattcatttttctttcttgaattttttttctgtgacaTTTGTCTAAAATTTGACAGGATCAAGGAGACAAATATTCTTAGACTAATACATAACACTAAAcgcaatttttatgaaaaaatgtagAACCCAAAATACCATGCAACCATGAAAACCACACATTCAGATTCACTCCAAAATgtgcattattaaataaatcacatagcatttatcatttaaacagaTTATAGCTAGATACTTGATTCTGTTATACAGTACtaattaaaagaaaacctgACATTCACCTTGCGGTGGGTATGCCCCTGCAGGTGGAGGTCCTCCACCTTGATAGGAGCCACCTGGTGGTGCCCCTGGGTATCCCCCAGATGGTGGTGGCTGTCCTGCCCCGGGGTAACCCCCGGCTGGAGCTGGACCCCCTTGATACCCTCCTTGAGGGGGGTAGGCACCTTGTGGGGGGTAGGCACCCTGTGGGGGGTAGGGTCCCTGTGGGGCGTACCCTCCTCCTTGGGGTTGGTAGCCCCCAGCTCCTGGGACAGGTGCATATCCTCCTTGACCACTGAAATATAGAAATTTTACATTATGAATGTGtatttaccggtacatgtacttaaaagaGAAGAAACTTTTTCAAATCACCATCTTTGTCTGAAATGtcctttttgaattttcataaatacataatgttcaaaattgttttatttttatagcgCACTCATCCTTCTTACATTAAAGAACAAGAATTTAAGTATATTACTAATTCTATCataaatttgttgttttaaagtttaacaattAATAGATCAATTTCATGTACTAGATATATGTGCAATTTGAGTATATTTATCAAGAATGCTTTTGTCATCTGAAAATGTCATGCGTAATGTtgctttcttttcaaatgacctGTTTATATCAATTGTCTTGTATATCTATGGGCTGTATGTATATTATTCATAAAGCTGATGACAaataaacattacaatatttacatgACTGACAGTGTGTGTATCTTGTGTGTAACATGTGTGTATCATGGTCCATGGATgttcatttcttgattgcttaatataaaaaaaaacacaattatatagatcatttaaggaaaaaataacttaaaattttcTATCAAAATTTTGTATGTTTTAGAAGGAAATGCATGGACtctgacaaaattgaaaaaaaaaacctgaaaaaaaaacaatgaggaAGAAGTCTTTGAGACACttaattacaaatgtacatgtcgATAATAAATATGATGAGAAAGGAAATTCATGATGAATAATCCATCTCATGCTCTGAacaatttctatatatttataatgacACACCAAACCCGGACTCAAACCCAGCCTTGCTTCCCACCCTCATCCCTATTTCCTTCCTTTTAATCCCCCTTGTctggtgctctaccaactgaccTATCTGTCATCTGCGATCAAAACAGTCTGACCATCACATTCTTCCCCTATAGATGATATTCAGTCTTGAAGATCAACATCCCAAAGGTTCTCTTCCCAGGCAGGAGTTTAACCTGTCGTTTGAAGGGGATGGTACGTCGCCATCAAATGCGaagggatgggagaaataatgaaagaCCATCCCCTTAACAGGTTTAATCCCTCTATAGTTAAGTGCTCTATAACCGCTGAAGTATCTGGCGCTGGAGATCGAATCAGTGTTACATGACCACAGTATTAATTCATCTTCAAAAGTACTGACGTGATGCAATACCTTGACCATGATTTATATCAGAAGcagtttttgtttgtaaattaatcaaattcagcagaaaaaaaattatcctgcTGACATCCCATATTGTTCATTCTAGCTGAATCACAATCATTTAGTCATTTCAATCCACTTCAATCCATAtcaattaattacttaattAACATGCCCtcctttattttaatttctataaaaagtcattgatataataaaaagtAGAACTACTGGTAAGTAAATTGAAAGTAGAATTTACCAtaagttagtttttttttaaattttactttggAAAGGGGCATTGTCATCACATCTTTCTAGGTTAAGCATAGATTTTAATCTATATATATGTAGATCTACTCGATGTAAGTTATTTAGATCCTCGATCTATTGATCTGCATTAATTAAGGACCATGATCCAGAGGACTGAACACAATGTACATGGTCTATAGAGCTTTGACACAATTTGAGCAAAATGACAGTGggtgcaaaaaaaatattcatgataaaAGGGGAGTGCTAAAACCCTGTGTAACAACACCCTACCTTAACAGCGGTGTTTTCTCCGACATTTTTGTTTCCTGTGGACTTCCTCGTGtgtaagaattatttttatcaagcaAAGTCATATGACAGTCACATGATTACGCTGCAATTATGGTTCACATGTAAAATTACACACACGAATTAGTAAACATACTTGAAACTTATCGATATCGCGAACCGAAAGAGAAAAGGGGCGGATCTCGACTAGAGGGAACTCGGGTTAAATGTTGGATGTTTACGGGCGATTCGATTGCAAAACAATACACAGTATTACAACATTTATGCAAGTGGATACAATTTAATAATAATGCACGTGAAGAGTGGTAACTTGCATTGTGTCTAAAATTAGATTTGTCTTAGCATCTTCATCCGATGCTGACCATTCAACATGGTCGATGGTCAATCGTCCATTTCCGGTAAGCACTAAAACTATTGCATGGTAATGATTGCGACCTACTATATAGTACTACTGATATTAAAGTACGTCCATACCTCATCTTAGTATCCTCCCACTAAACGGCCTAGATTTGCATCCACTGTTTGTAAACTGACAGGTCTTGTTCGCTGGGCAAAAGTTCACCTGAAATTGGGTCAAATAGTCTGGTTCGCGGCCGCTAGCGTCTCGCTATTCCATCGATAGTAGAACCAGTTAAATTCTTTGAACCGTGAAACGTGAAGGAAGCCCATGCATACGATTTACTATTTACGTACAGGAAACATTAAAGGAAATTAACACTACAGTGAAAGTCAATTATGAAGACTAAACTTACAAGGAAAAGTCTCTTTAACCTTTTAACAATTGGACATTTAGCCTACTCTCcgttaaatattgtgaaaaatatctttaaaaaaggttttatttttaaaaaagaattaaattaaaatttctgtgATGTACTATATAAGGTgtgaattataaacataaaataacccccccccccccaactggTAACTTGCTTCGCTTCGATACATACATACCAATTCATTTGGAACAACATGCTAGTTTAATTAAACGATACGAAAATgtgacatttatatatataaactaacTAAGGAAAAACCCAGATGAACCTCATTTATTCCATTCACTCcttttttcaggtttttttttttttgattgacTGTCATGTATtgcgaaatgaaaaaaaaagagagagagagaagttaATATAGAGGTCGACAATGATAGAGGGATACATAAAAGTGTTGCAATATTGAACACATGTAACTGAGTCATTTGTTGATTTCGGTCCATTGATAGTTGAAAATTTGAAGATCAACCcagccttttaaaaaaaattgggtcaAACCAAACTTTTAAAATTCGTTTGAACACTTAAAACAGCTTATATGAACTTACTAGAAGTGTCACTATagttatgtttcaaaaattcaacAACCAAATTTCAACGCAATGACCTCATGATTTATTACATTATgcacaaaatgaattaaaatacatCATGTTAggttttatttcagaaaatctaATTCATGTACCTGTAATAGCCAttggatattttaaaattcctattgattttcatctgaaaatattatgtttatgtAAACTATTTATTAATAAGGCATACTGTTCTAAAgataagatacatgtagataactTTTACTATGATAGCATGCGAGCTATCATATCgttcttttaaaatgataaaactgtatttatattgcgtaaattgtattttttatcatgcaataataaaaatttcaaaagtgtAGTTACTATAtgaatgatataattttaaatttatttaaatacataaattatgCGTTCTTTATATGAATAAGTTTCATAAACAGCTACTGTTTagataagaaaataaaacacagGTCTATTGCTAGTTAAAACATTATTACAAACacattaaaatacaataaataaataaatgtcaaCATTTAGTGTTTCCATAATAAATATTTCGAGATGCCAATATATCTaaatgaagggggggggggggggttgataaTGTAAAAGGCAAATTTTCCAGATACATTTCAGTGAAATTTAATCTATGCAAGGGAAATTGACAAACAAGTCGCGTAACGGAAGAAAGGAGAATTATTTTGAAGCAAAATAACAAAAGAACGACCGCAAGAAAATGTGAGCGTGCTGATGTTCGCCAATATGCTCTGATGTTCGGTCCATCAACGACTAAAAACTGCTTTTCATACAGATATAATTGATACTTTAGaccaaataaatattaaataagggGTTCTTTCTGTtgggaaaaatgtttaaaggggcatggtcacgattttggtcaaattctatttttctgtttttatcatttacaatgcGCGAGAAAATGCATTCTTGATGCTCAAATGATTTGATAGTCAGTTCTAGAGCTAAAAgcttaagcaagatacagggttcacaattctttgtcatgtaaacaatgcaCGTGCcttgtttttctttacataggttcaatataccagtaaaaaatctttatctttatcataaacagttcctaacgtcaAACACATTCAGTTTAGGTCTAAAACTCGAATTTTCagttcaacattcaaaatgtaaacaaaagctttgtttacattgcaaataattgtaagctctgtaactcgcttataactcaacttAAAATTGGGTTGCTTATCAAATCATTTCTAACATTATAAATCGAGAGAACAATTTTTGACCCAAATCGGTACTGTGCCCTTTACCTCCATGTTTGAATTGTCCTCTGTCAGTGTCATATTTAGCGACAGGATTTCCCGTTGGGAAGCTCATATTCATGTAATGAAATAAAGCACTCTCTCATCATATAAAAAAGGCCTGAGGCCTGTATCTTTGTCAGCTGCTCATGGTGGCTTCCTTTAACATGCACACTTAATCAGAACATGAGTGTATCATTACtggtttaaacaaatattttgaatgtatcaTCCAACGGACGTTGAACGTATCATTTTTCTTCGATGGTGTGTTGCTAAAATTAATATCGCAGCTACAAGAATGGATTATAGAAACTTTTgcgaatatcaatttaaagctTAGATAACAGGCTATTAttctgatattgtattatttcgATAGCACACGCCGTTTTAGTTTGTTAAGTGTCCAAAcctcaaagttttcatttttgcCCCAAAATGCATTAGAAAATGGCTCAAAATTCTTCATGTttcaatggtttttaaaaaaaacaagactgGTCATAAAAGAGCAACTATATATGTAACTCTACgtttaaccaaatattatgagattaatatttgtttaagattgATAATAAAGATCATTTCTTTCCTCAGTGAACGTCTGCTGTCCAGTTAAATGTATCACACGGCACTTGAATGAAATGATTCAAAGCGGTTGTACGGTGTGTAAATGTACTTAAAAAATTCCCTCCATTGAACCTCCAAGAAGCATTAACCCATTCATAGATCCAACTGTGCTGTAATAAAAAAGCATCAAGCTCATTTGAGATTCCAATAGTACCATACACAATAGCCTAACCAAACACACCTTTTATTCATGGACGAGTGAAGAGGTGCGCTTGTTATAGTAAACCATTCCGCTGTACTAAGCAGACTAAAATGTAGATGATCAATTTTTTAACGCAAAGTACATTCAATGTAAATAGATCTAGAGGTCTACACTACCGGGAAAGACACGAATACcgtttgaatgatattttagaCTTGCAAGGAGAAAGGGCAAATCAGAAATTTGACGAAAATTAACAGACgatgatttgttaaaaattttatgggaGTCTTATGAAGTCTAAGTGCGACAATATTCCCTATATTGTTAAAACTAAGGAAAGGGAGTGATATGGTTCAAGGTTTAAAGAGGAAGTCTAAAAGTGCATGTTTATGGAAGTTATTTATATGTGAA
This genomic interval carries:
- the LOC105342439 gene encoding protein SSUH2 homolog isoform X3, translated to MSGQGGYAPVPGAGGYQPQGGGYAPQGPYPPQGAYPPQGAYPPQGGYQGGPAPAGGYPGAGQPPPSGGYPGAPPGGSYQGGGPPPAGAYPPQGGAPPPAGSVPKFSGEMPKEDVMDDPNSQEAQPTAPPMEKMDNIGGYSNVGFNANVLPPPSYEDVTKEQPPTERQAIQNVPTITEQDARESLLNFVSQHCCYGKGAAEDLKFLDLKSTSAFHYTLETYGEGRSTCWAYEPYTGQMIDGPQNGTAPGPWDIQASPPSLFQDYNQSFEVPHTASVKPCHDCFASGYVRCHRCFGRGRVRCSSCHGSGHTTRYHDGEHRRERCHWCHGDGRRECYTCHGHGMVVCKTCAGHRNLKCYIKLTVTWKNHVNDHIVERTPLPDHLIRNVSGQIAFEESNQRVWPINHFHEREINEASVRLIQNHQFPTERILMQRHKVRIVPVTQCLYKWKNTESDFYVYGFEHHCYAPNYPQTCCCGCSIL
- the LOC105342439 gene encoding protein SSUH2 homolog isoform X1, which gives rise to MTLLDKNNSYTRGSPQETKMSEKTPLLSGQGGYAPVPGAGGYQPQGGGYAPQGPYPPQGAYPPQGAYPPQGGYQGGPAPAGGYPGAGQPPPSGGYPGAPPGGSYQGGGPPPAGAYPPQGGAPPPAGSVPKFSGEMPKEDVMDDPNSQEAQPTAPPMEKMDNIGGYSNVGFNANVLPPPSYEDVTKEQPPTERQAIQNVPTITEQDARESLLNFVSQHCCYGKGAAEDLKFLDLKSTSAFHYTLETYGEGRSTCWAYEPYTGQMIDGPQNGTAPGPWDIQASPPSLFQDYNQSFEVPHTASVKPCHDCFASGYVRCHRCFGRGRVRCSSCHGSGHTTRYHDGEHRRERCHWCHGDGRRECYTCHGHGMVVCKTCAGHRNLKCYIKLTVTWKNHVNDHIVERTPLPDHLIRNVSGQIAFEESNQRVWPINHFHEREINEASVRLIQNHQFPTERILMQRHKVRIVPVTQCLYKWKNTESDFYVYGFEHHCYAPNYPQTCCCGCSIL
- the LOC105342439 gene encoding protein SSUH2 homolog isoform X2; the encoded protein is MTDSGQGGYAPVPGAGGYQPQGGGYAPQGPYPPQGAYPPQGAYPPQGGYQGGPAPAGGYPGAGQPPPSGGYPGAPPGGSYQGGGPPPAGAYPPQGGAPPPAGSVPKFSGEMPKEDVMDDPNSQEAQPTAPPMEKMDNIGGYSNVGFNANVLPPPSYEDVTKEQPPTERQAIQNVPTITEQDARESLLNFVSQHCCYGKGAAEDLKFLDLKSTSAFHYTLETYGEGRSTCWAYEPYTGQMIDGPQNGTAPGPWDIQASPPSLFQDYNQSFEVPHTASVKPCHDCFASGYVRCHRCFGRGRVRCSSCHGSGHTTRYHDGEHRRERCHWCHGDGRRECYTCHGHGMVVCKTCAGHRNLKCYIKLTVTWKNHVNDHIVERTPLPDHLIRNVSGQIAFEESNQRVWPINHFHEREINEASVRLIQNHQFPTERILMQRHKVRIVPVTQCLYKWKNTESDFYVYGFEHHCYAPNYPQTCCCGCSIL